A window from Hymenobacter volaticus encodes these proteins:
- a CDS encoding TetR/AcrR family transcriptional regulator has translation MEIKDRILLAARELFTHRGIKSVSMDDIATHLSMSKKTLYKWFENKDQIVEGVMRHHLGQTQGECETLIGSSGSAIDELFAMMDWLKSQFTDMHPSIFHDLQKYYPASWQLWMEHKNNYILEQITDNLRRGVEEGLYRADLDIDVLARLRLAEIEMAFNPTIFPPRTFDLQRVSLITLEHFMLGVATLKGHKLINQYRQVTEEE, from the coding sequence ATGGAAATAAAAGACCGCATCTTATTAGCAGCACGTGAACTGTTCACCCACCGGGGAATAAAGAGTGTATCGATGGACGACATTGCTACTCACCTCAGCATGTCGAAGAAGACGCTCTACAAATGGTTTGAAAACAAAGACCAGATTGTAGAAGGCGTCATGCGCCATCATCTCGGCCAGACCCAGGGCGAATGTGAAACGCTAATTGGAAGTTCTGGATCGGCTATCGACGAGCTGTTCGCCATGATGGACTGGCTGAAAAGCCAATTCACGGACATGCATCCCAGCATCTTTCATGATCTACAGAAATACTACCCCGCATCTTGGCAGCTCTGGATGGAGCATAAGAACAACTACATCCTTGAACAAATAACCGATAACCTCCGGCGGGGAGTGGAAGAAGGCCTCTACCGCGCCGACCTCGATATAGACGTGCTGGCTCGCTTGCGCCTCGCAGAAATCGAAATGGCCTTCAACCCGACCATTTTTCCGCCCCGCACCTTCGATCTGCAACGGGTTTCGCTCATCACGCTCGAGCACTTTATGCTGGGCGTAGCCACCCTCAAAGGGCACAAACTTATCAATCAATACCGTCAGGTGACGGAAGAAGAATAA
- a CDS encoding TolC family protein has translation MRTRFRTLLLAAGAGLLSLHPALAQTPSTGQPVASSAPMNLTLQQAIEYALQNKSTLQSQRLNEQVAKARIGEIKATGLPQINANAALTDNFKLQKSLVDFGAFAGGPGTLNGATLTPQQLADVNRGQTVVLAPNYTEVESAGPQPLAFGLQYAGNTSASLSQQLFNGSYLLGLKAAKVYEQLSVKQTAQSEIDVVEQVSKAYYSSLVARERLNLLNRNVQRLDTLLYQTQQTFKQGFAEKLDVDRLQVQVNNLRIEAQNAQRLIDLSVALLKFQMGLDQRQGVTLTDALDAAVLDAERDKLKSAGSEFDYSKRIEYSVLETQRDLAVLDIRNRRAGYLPTLNLTAAYGFLGSDNRLGGLLEFRGPNSTTLSPSGRPLLNQNWFGFGNVGLALNIPIFDGFRKKYSIQQGQLALEQVNKGFTTLQQSIDLERRQGETTLQNTLDVLANQKANLDLATDVARVAKIKFQEGVGSNLEVITAETDLRQAQTNYYSSLYDALVAKVDFNKAAGTLYTK, from the coding sequence ATGAGAACACGCTTCCGCACTCTGCTCCTGGCAGCAGGGGCCGGCTTGCTTAGCCTGCACCCCGCGCTAGCCCAGACGCCCTCTACTGGCCAACCTGTGGCTAGTAGCGCGCCCATGAACCTGACTTTGCAGCAAGCCATTGAGTACGCGCTGCAAAATAAGTCGACGTTGCAAAGCCAGCGCCTCAACGAGCAGGTAGCCAAAGCTCGCATCGGCGAAATCAAAGCCACTGGCTTGCCCCAGATCAATGCCAACGCCGCGCTAACCGACAACTTCAAGCTCCAGAAGTCCCTGGTAGATTTTGGCGCTTTTGCTGGCGGACCGGGTACGCTCAATGGTGCCACGCTCACGCCCCAGCAGTTAGCTGATGTCAACAGAGGCCAAACGGTGGTACTTGCTCCCAATTATACGGAAGTGGAGTCGGCGGGGCCGCAGCCTCTAGCTTTTGGCTTGCAGTACGCGGGCAATACCTCGGCTTCGCTTTCGCAGCAACTCTTCAACGGCTCGTATCTGTTGGGCTTGAAGGCAGCTAAGGTGTATGAGCAATTGTCGGTAAAACAAACCGCTCAGAGCGAGATTGATGTGGTAGAGCAGGTATCGAAAGCTTACTACAGCAGCCTAGTGGCCCGCGAGCGGCTGAATTTGCTGAATCGCAACGTGCAGCGCCTCGATACGCTCTTGTACCAGACGCAGCAAACCTTCAAGCAAGGCTTTGCCGAAAAGCTGGATGTCGACCGGTTGCAGGTGCAGGTAAATAACTTGCGGATAGAAGCGCAAAACGCCCAGCGTCTGATTGACTTGAGCGTGGCCCTCCTTAAGTTCCAGATGGGACTCGACCAGCGTCAGGGTGTGACCCTCACCGACGCGCTGGATGCCGCCGTGCTGGATGCCGAGCGCGACAAGCTAAAGAGTGCCGGCAGTGAGTTCGACTACAGCAAGCGGATCGAGTATTCAGTGCTCGAAACGCAGCGCGATTTGGCCGTACTCGATATCCGCAACCGCCGTGCTGGCTACCTGCCTACCCTCAACCTGACGGCTGCCTACGGTTTCTTAGGCTCCGACAATCGGTTGGGCGGCCTGCTTGAATTCCGTGGACCCAATTCTACAACTCTGTCGCCGAGTGGACGGCCTCTGCTCAACCAGAACTGGTTTGGGTTCGGCAACGTGGGCTTGGCTCTCAACATTCCCATTTTCGACGGCTTCCGGAAGAAGTATTCTATTCAGCAGGGTCAGTTAGCGCTGGAGCAAGTCAATAAGGGCTTCACTACGCTGCAGCAAAGCATCGACCTGGAGCGTCGCCAAGGCGAAACCACCTTGCAAAATACCCTGGATGTACTCGCTAACCAGAAAGCCAACCTGGATCTAGCGACGGATGTGGCCCGGGTAGCCAAAATCAAATTCCAGGAGGGCGTTGGCTCGAACCTGGAGGTGATTACGGCCGAGACCGACCTGCGCCAAGCCCAAACCAACTACTACTCGTCGCTCTATGACGCGCTAGTAGCTAAGGTGGACTTCAACAAGGCTGCCGGCACGCTGTACACCAAATAA
- a CDS encoding efflux RND transporter periplasmic adaptor subunit yields the protein MKYLSSSAVLALALLAACGGQKDPAAELAELKKEQAATQAKIAALETKGGAKAGAEGAEGGEAAGGGAQAVPVSVLKVAPESFKSYLEVQGRADFDQNATVAARSAGTLTSVRVQRGDRVGKGQVLASIDASVLDASIAELRTRMDLARVIYEKQDRLWKQQIGTEIQYLQAKNNYEALQRNLTTLNRQRELYSVVAPFSGTVDDVLPKLGEAVAPGAPVVRLVSGQGAKIVADVSEAYASRIKAGDKALVTVPDLGNEELPATVRVVSQTINPTSRTFTVELRLAGNGAARLSPNMVATVRVQNYNRPNATVLPVDLVQRDEQNSFVLVVQEKNGKKVAAKRVIQTGNTYNGRVEVTSGLQTNDQVISAGYQNLNEGQAVSI from the coding sequence ATGAAATATCTCTCTTCTTCTGCTGTTCTTGCCTTGGCTCTGCTAGCTGCTTGTGGCGGGCAAAAGGATCCGGCTGCTGAACTCGCTGAACTGAAAAAGGAACAGGCGGCCACCCAAGCTAAAATTGCTGCCCTCGAAACCAAGGGCGGTGCCAAAGCCGGCGCCGAAGGTGCTGAAGGCGGCGAAGCTGCCGGCGGTGGGGCACAGGCCGTACCCGTGTCGGTGTTGAAAGTGGCGCCCGAAAGCTTCAAGAGCTACCTCGAAGTGCAAGGCCGCGCCGATTTCGACCAGAATGCTACCGTGGCCGCTCGTTCGGCTGGTACCCTCACCAGTGTGCGGGTGCAGCGCGGCGACCGGGTAGGCAAAGGCCAAGTATTGGCCTCTATTGATGCGTCGGTGCTCGACGCAAGCATTGCCGAACTGCGCACCCGGATGGATTTGGCCCGCGTGATTTACGAAAAGCAAGACCGCCTCTGGAAACAGCAAATCGGTACCGAGATTCAGTATCTGCAAGCCAAAAACAACTATGAAGCGTTGCAGCGCAACCTGACTACCCTCAACCGCCAGCGCGAACTGTACAGCGTAGTAGCGCCCTTTAGCGGTACCGTAGACGACGTGCTACCTAAACTAGGTGAAGCAGTGGCACCAGGTGCACCCGTGGTACGCCTCGTGAGCGGCCAAGGAGCCAAAATCGTGGCTGACGTATCGGAGGCGTATGCTTCCCGCATCAAGGCCGGCGACAAAGCTCTCGTAACCGTTCCTGATTTGGGTAACGAAGAGTTGCCTGCCACGGTACGGGTTGTAAGCCAGACCATCAACCCCACCAGCCGTACCTTCACGGTGGAGTTGCGCTTAGCTGGCAACGGAGCCGCCCGCCTGAGCCCCAACATGGTAGCCACCGTGCGTGTGCAGAACTACAACCGCCCCAATGCTACCGTACTGCCCGTTGACTTGGTGCAGCGCGACGAGCAGAACAGCTTCGTGCTGGTAGTGCAAGAAAAGAACGGGAAGAAGGTAGCGGCCAAGCGCGTCATTCAAACCGGCAATACCTACAACGGCAGAGTGGAAGTTACCAGCGGCCTGCAAACCAACGACCAAGTTATTTCGGCAGGCTATCAAAATCTCAATGAAGGTCAGGCCGTTAGCATCTAG
- a CDS encoding efflux RND transporter permease subunit has product MQDVEKEFGPTSWSIDNKTSIYIITLILCIAGIFAYIKLGKENFPDIVIPRIIVATVYPGTSPADIENLVTRQLEKEIKSVNGVKKINSTSNQDYCIVDIEFNSNVDVQYAKQLIKDAVDKAADELPNDLPSPPTVNEVNLSELPIMQINLAGNLPSSQLKKYADDFQDKIEALPEITRVDIVGALDQQVNVDVDLYKLQASRLSFGDIERAIASENITISGGSIDVGDQTRAVRVAGQYARAADIANIQVKNLNGSSVRLGDIATVEDAFKDRESYARLDGKTSISLNVVKRQGENLIEASDKIKEIIKDSKTSLPGELDITITGDTSNDTRVTLNDLINTIIIGFILVTVILMFFMGTTNALFVGLSVPISMFLAFLMLPIMDFSLNMIVLFAFLLALGIVVDDAIVVIENTHRLLHEHPNLTTAQAAKYAAGEVFIPVLAGTLTTVAPFVPLMFWPGIVGSFMFYLPVTLIITLMSSLIVAFIMNPVFAVSFMKREDHAGEHKTEGKPRLSRGFLIALGVIALIALIGYVSGSTFLGNLFVTLLVLCLLNEFVFVHMIAAFQTKVLPRMQHGYGRLVDWAINWPKLILTSMVVLFVVSIFAVAARKPKVDFFPKGDPKFIYSYLKMPVGTRVEVTDSVARELEKRIYTVIGRNNHDVESVITNVAIGAGDPGEATATGVSQSNLAKVAVAFKETSERTGVPTSTYMNKIREVVKGIPGAEISVDQESSGPPTGKEIAIEVAGDDYQQLAALSKKVERYVDSLRIGGIEDLRSNLEDRNPEIAVNINRVRANREGISTAQIGQEVRTAIYGFEASKFKTSDDDYPIQVRYAQPYRDDVDAILNAPLSFRDATGQIRQVPISAVADVKYSTTYGGIKRKDVKRVITISSNVLTGFTGPDVVAQIDQALQSYPTPPGYTIRMGGAQEDQQETSSFLGVAAIGAIGLIFLVLVTQFNSVSKPLIILTEIIFSVIGVLLGLAITGMNVSIVMTGVGIIALAGIVVKNGILLVEFTDMLRSQGMPLREAIVLAGRTRLNPVILTATAATLGLIPLAIGLNIDFYELFNSGHPNFFIGGESVVFWGPLAWTIIFGLVFATGITLLVVPVMYLITERIKEKVSGHSSDNHPMSPAGADKVRPTTSPAMAEV; this is encoded by the coding sequence ATGCAAGACGTAGAAAAAGAATTTGGCCCTACCAGTTGGTCTATTGATAACAAGACCAGCATCTACATTATCACGCTCATCTTGTGCATTGCGGGCATTTTTGCCTACATCAAGCTGGGTAAGGAAAACTTCCCCGATATCGTAATTCCGCGCATCATCGTGGCTACCGTGTATCCGGGTACTTCGCCGGCCGACATCGAGAACTTGGTGACGCGCCAGCTGGAAAAGGAAATTAAGTCGGTAAACGGGGTGAAGAAAATCAACTCCACCTCCAACCAAGACTACTGCATCGTTGACATCGAGTTCAACTCCAACGTGGACGTGCAGTACGCCAAGCAGCTCATCAAAGACGCCGTCGATAAGGCGGCCGATGAGTTACCCAACGACTTGCCTTCGCCGCCTACCGTGAACGAAGTGAACTTGTCGGAACTGCCCATCATGCAAATCAACTTGGCCGGTAACCTGCCGAGCAGCCAGTTGAAGAAGTATGCCGATGATTTCCAGGATAAGATTGAAGCTCTGCCCGAAATCACCCGCGTCGATATTGTGGGTGCCCTCGATCAGCAGGTGAACGTGGACGTGGACCTGTACAAGCTCCAAGCTTCGCGCTTGAGTTTTGGCGACATCGAGCGGGCTATTGCCAGCGAGAACATCACCATCTCGGGTGGTTCTATCGACGTAGGCGACCAGACTCGGGCCGTGCGGGTAGCCGGCCAATATGCCCGCGCTGCCGATATTGCCAACATTCAAGTGAAAAACCTGAATGGCTCGTCGGTGCGTCTCGGTGATATTGCGACTGTAGAAGATGCCTTCAAAGACCGTGAAAGCTACGCCCGCCTCGACGGCAAGACGTCGATCAGCTTGAACGTAGTGAAGCGCCAAGGTGAAAACTTGATCGAGGCCTCCGACAAAATCAAGGAAATCATAAAGGACTCGAAGACGTCGCTGCCGGGCGAGCTGGATATTACCATCACCGGTGACACCTCCAACGATACCCGCGTAACCCTCAACGACCTGATCAACACCATCATCATTGGTTTCATCCTCGTGACTGTGATTCTGATGTTCTTCATGGGTACCACCAACGCCCTGTTCGTGGGCTTGTCAGTGCCGATTTCCATGTTCCTGGCTTTCTTGATGCTGCCCATCATGGACTTCTCGCTGAACATGATTGTGCTGTTCGCCTTCTTGTTGGCCCTCGGTATTGTGGTGGATGATGCCATTGTGGTAATCGAAAACACGCACCGTCTGCTGCACGAGCACCCCAACCTGACTACGGCGCAGGCCGCTAAGTACGCTGCTGGCGAGGTATTCATACCGGTGTTGGCGGGTACGCTGACCACGGTGGCTCCCTTCGTGCCGCTCATGTTCTGGCCGGGTATCGTGGGTAGCTTTATGTTCTATCTGCCGGTTACGCTGATCATCACGTTGATGTCGTCGCTGATTGTGGCCTTCATCATGAATCCGGTGTTTGCCGTGAGCTTCATGAAGCGCGAAGACCACGCTGGCGAACACAAGACTGAAGGCAAGCCAAGATTATCCCGCGGCTTCCTAATTGCATTGGGCGTAATTGCCCTGATTGCTCTTATCGGTTATGTGAGCGGCTCTACCTTCCTGGGCAACCTGTTCGTCACTCTTCTGGTGCTGTGCTTACTCAATGAGTTTGTGTTCGTGCACATGATTGCCGCGTTCCAGACCAAAGTACTGCCCCGCATGCAGCACGGGTATGGTCGTCTCGTGGACTGGGCTATCAACTGGCCGAAGCTCATTCTGACGAGCATGGTGGTCTTGTTCGTCGTGTCAATATTCGCGGTGGCAGCCCGTAAGCCTAAGGTGGACTTCTTCCCCAAAGGCGACCCTAAGTTCATCTATTCCTACCTGAAAATGCCGGTTGGTACGCGGGTAGAAGTAACGGATTCGGTGGCACGGGAGCTGGAAAAGCGCATCTATACCGTTATTGGCCGCAACAACCACGACGTGGAATCGGTGATTACCAACGTGGCCATTGGCGCCGGCGACCCGGGTGAAGCTACGGCTACGGGCGTGTCGCAGTCCAACCTAGCGAAAGTAGCTGTGGCCTTCAAGGAAACCAGTGAGCGCACCGGCGTTCCGACCAGCACCTACATGAACAAGATTCGGGAAGTGGTGAAAGGCATTCCTGGCGCCGAAATTTCGGTTGACCAAGAATCGAGCGGTCCGCCTACCGGTAAAGAAATTGCCATCGAGGTAGCCGGCGACGATTATCAGCAGCTAGCGGCTCTTTCGAAGAAGGTAGAGCGCTACGTTGATTCGCTCCGCATTGGCGGCATCGAAGATTTGCGCTCCAACCTGGAAGACCGGAACCCGGAAATTGCGGTCAATATCAACCGCGTTCGGGCTAACCGCGAAGGCATCAGCACGGCGCAGATTGGGCAGGAAGTTCGTACGGCCATCTACGGCTTCGAGGCCAGCAAATTCAAAACCTCCGATGACGACTATCCAATTCAGGTGCGCTACGCCCAGCCTTACCGCGACGACGTCGATGCTATTCTGAACGCTCCACTCTCGTTCCGCGACGCTACCGGCCAGATTCGCCAGGTGCCGATTTCGGCAGTGGCCGATGTAAAATACAGTACCACCTATGGCGGTATCAAGCGCAAAGATGTGAAGCGGGTTATCACCATCTCGTCGAACGTGCTTACCGGCTTCACCGGTCCCGACGTGGTAGCGCAAATTGACCAGGCGCTGCAGTCGTACCCAACGCCACCCGGCTACACCATCCGCATGGGTGGTGCCCAGGAAGACCAGCAGGAAACCAGCAGCTTCCTCGGGGTTGCCGCCATTGGTGCCATCGGTCTGATTTTCCTAGTGTTGGTTACGCAATTCAACTCGGTGAGCAAGCCGCTCATCATCCTAACCGAAATTATCTTCTCGGTAATCGGGGTGCTGCTCGGTTTGGCCATCACGGGCATGAACGTCAGCATTGTAATGACCGGTGTGGGTATCATTGCCCTGGCAGGTATCGTGGTGAAGAACGGTATTCTTCTGGTGGAATTCACCGATATGCTCCGTTCACAGGGCATGCCGCTACGGGAGGCCATCGTGCTGGCAGGCCGGACGCGTCTCAACCCCGTAATTCTGACGGCTACCGCTGCTACTCTCGGTCTGATTCCGCTGGCCATTGGCCTCAACATCGACTTCTACGAGCTGTTCAATAGCGGCCACCCCAACTTCTTTATCGGGGGTGAATCAGTGGTTTTCTGGGGCCCCTTGGCCTGGACCATCATTTTTGGTCTGGTGTTTGCGACCGGTATTACCCTGCTAGTAGTACCTGTTATGTACCTGATTACGGAGCGCATCAAAGAGAAGGTTAGCGGCCATTCATCTGATAACCACCCAATGTCACCTGCCGGTGCCGACAAAGTGCGGCCAACTACCTCGCCGGCTATGGCAGAAGTTTAG
- a CDS encoding acyl carrier protein: MSFNLMISSTTPASKSIQQQVLRIISKRKSIKPQRLRIGSNLSRELGFDTVDVVDIIIELERSFHITIPDEVPLATVGDLVSYVVSHARAA; the protein is encoded by the coding sequence TTGTCGTTTAACCTCATGATTTCATCAACGACTCCCGCCTCAAAATCCATTCAGCAGCAAGTACTGCGTATCATCAGCAAGCGCAAGTCCATCAAGCCGCAGCGCCTGCGTATCGGTAGCAACCTCAGCCGCGAGCTGGGTTTCGACACGGTCGATGTCGTAGATATTATCATAGAGTTGGAACGCAGCTTTCACATTACCATTCCCGACGAAGTGCCCCTGGCTACTGTTGGCGACTTGGTGAGCTATGTGGTGTCGCACGCCCGCGCTGCTTAG
- a CDS encoding C40 family peptidase, whose product MKHIPLYCLAAASMALSFFFENTPTTSSSSASDLIVAEASLLPSFLDDEEDKKPGDAASDSAAYDYYGQALGVHLTHTENKDLLRTVLDWIGTPYRYGSNSKQGTDCSGFVTRVYKEVYGITLQRSSHSMFSSVKRVDKDAMETGDLVFFRRGPGQPIYHVGIYLKDGKFAHSACNGGVMVSSLEQQYYHRNFYAAGRVETN is encoded by the coding sequence ATGAAGCACATCCCCCTGTATTGCCTCGCCGCGGCCTCTATGGCCCTCTCCTTCTTCTTCGAAAACACACCTACCACCTCTAGTTCTTCCGCTTCGGACCTTATAGTTGCCGAAGCCTCTTTGCTTCCTTCTTTCCTCGATGACGAGGAAGATAAAAAGCCTGGCGACGCAGCCAGCGACTCTGCTGCCTACGACTACTACGGTCAGGCACTCGGTGTTCACCTCACGCACACCGAAAACAAGGACCTGCTTCGCACCGTTCTCGACTGGATTGGCACTCCCTACCGCTACGGTAGCAACTCCAAGCAAGGCACTGACTGCTCGGGCTTCGTAACCCGCGTTTACAAAGAAGTGTACGGCATCACGCTCCAGCGTAGCTCGCACTCTATGTTCAGCAGCGTGAAGCGCGTCGACAAGGACGCCATGGAAACCGGCGACTTGGTCTTCTTCCGCCGCGGTCCGGGCCAGCCTATCTACCACGTAGGCATCTATTTGAAAGACGGCAAGTTTGCGCATTCTGCCTGCAACGGCGGCGTAATGGTAAGTTCCCTCGAGCAGCAGTACTACCACCGCAACTTCTACGCCGCCGGTCGCGTTGAAACCAACTAA
- a CDS encoding SDR family NAD(P)-dependent oxidoreductase: MQRFKNKICLVTGATSGIGRAVAVQMGREGGCVAILGRDAADGKEVVREIKAAGSEAIFINVDLGRDASLQGAVRKVLATWGRIDVLVSNAALMTYKPLLKLDPKDWDQVMNVNLRALFRLSQLCLPHMKRGAIVAVSSVHAHQTTPNVVPYAASKGAIEAFVRGLSLEIPHTHARINAVAPGAVDTPMLWSNPNVKSGKEKITGQVGTPNELAAAICFMASPEANFINGTTLVVDGGRLAAL, encoded by the coding sequence ATGCAGCGCTTCAAAAACAAAATATGCCTCGTGACGGGCGCCACATCAGGTATTGGGCGGGCCGTGGCCGTGCAAATGGGTCGAGAAGGCGGCTGCGTTGCTATACTAGGCCGTGATGCGGCCGATGGAAAAGAAGTGGTACGCGAAATAAAAGCAGCTGGCAGTGAAGCTATCTTCATTAACGTTGACCTCGGCCGGGATGCATCACTGCAAGGCGCTGTGCGGAAGGTGCTAGCCACTTGGGGCCGCATTGATGTGCTGGTTAGCAACGCGGCCCTCATGACCTATAAGCCGCTACTCAAACTCGATCCGAAGGATTGGGACCAAGTAATGAATGTAAATCTGCGGGCTCTGTTTCGCCTCTCGCAGCTGTGTTTGCCGCACATGAAGCGCGGCGCTATTGTGGCCGTTAGCTCGGTGCACGCTCATCAAACTACGCCCAACGTAGTACCCTACGCCGCCAGCAAAGGCGCCATAGAAGCTTTTGTACGCGGGCTGAGCTTGGAAATACCGCACACCCACGCTCGTATCAATGCCGTAGCGCCCGGTGCTGTTGATACGCCTATGCTTTGGAGCAACCCCAACGTGAAAAGTGGCAAAGAGAAAATTACCGGCCAAGTAGGCACCCCCAACGAGCTAGCTGCCGCCATCTGCTTCATGGCCTCTCCAGAGGCAAATTTCATCAACGGCACCACCTTGGTAGTGGACGGCGGCCGACTAGCGGCGCTTTAG
- a CDS encoding SDR family NAD(P)-dependent oxidoreductase, whose product MSHDPNLSVALITGAANGIGQELAHLFAKDQYQLVLIDQDTAGLNKFAEHLRTVHNIEPTLITQDLSHDGAAQRIYDQVTAQGLAVDILVNDAGFGEYGPYLESDVARNRAVIHTNIVALTELTYLFGNDMVKRGKGRILQLASTAAFTPSPNMAVYSATKSFVLSFSEALSNELKDSGVTVTALCPGATDTDFFERAGAEDTRAAHGAMGLADPKDVAKDGYEALMKGETRVISGVTNKIQAMLTNITPDGIIAAGMRKVFESPSE is encoded by the coding sequence ATGTCACACGACCCTAATCTTTCTGTTGCGCTTATCACCGGTGCCGCTAATGGTATCGGCCAAGAACTCGCGCACCTGTTTGCCAAAGACCAGTATCAACTGGTGCTCATCGACCAAGACACGGCCGGCCTCAACAAGTTCGCTGAGCATCTGCGCACCGTGCACAACATCGAACCCACTCTCATCACCCAAGACCTGAGCCACGACGGAGCGGCTCAGCGCATTTATGATCAAGTAACGGCCCAAGGGCTAGCCGTTGACATCTTAGTGAACGATGCTGGTTTCGGAGAGTATGGCCCCTACTTGGAGTCGGATGTAGCCCGTAACCGGGCCGTCATTCACACGAATATTGTTGCCTTGACGGAGTTAACGTACCTATTTGGTAACGACATGGTGAAGCGTGGCAAAGGCCGTATTTTACAACTGGCTTCTACCGCTGCCTTCACCCCGTCGCCAAATATGGCGGTGTATTCGGCCACCAAGTCTTTTGTCCTAAGCTTCTCAGAAGCTTTGTCGAACGAGCTAAAAGACTCGGGGGTGACCGTAACCGCCCTGTGCCCCGGCGCCACCGACACCGACTTCTTCGAGCGGGCGGGTGCCGAAGATACCCGCGCTGCCCACGGAGCTATGGGCCTAGCCGACCCCAAAGACGTAGCCAAAGACGGCTACGAAGCCCTGATGAAAGGCGAAACCAGAGTAATTTCTGGCGTTACCAATAAGATTCAGGCTATGCTCACGAACATCACGCCCGACGGTATAATTGCCGCTGGGATGCGCAAGGTATTTGAGTCGCCTAGCGAATAA
- a CDS encoding LexA family protein produces the protein MCIVDILDIARHPVWLIECDTPVPAGFPSPADNNQNRQRVDLSKILLPHPDCTYLARVKGNSMDGPPSHIHDGALMAVDCALKPQPGNVVVAAVDGDFTVKRLEKRDGFYWLVPDNPQYEPFKITESEQTQIWGVVTHVITELISGKLHDHVRSRRL, from the coding sequence ATGTGCATCGTTGACATTCTTGACATTGCTCGTCACCCAGTTTGGCTCATTGAGTGCGACACGCCCGTGCCCGCCGGTTTTCCAAGCCCCGCCGACAACAATCAAAACAGACAGCGTGTTGACTTAAGCAAGATTCTGCTGCCGCATCCCGACTGCACCTATCTGGCCCGCGTCAAAGGCAACAGCATGGACGGCCCGCCTTCCCATATCCATGATGGGGCTTTGATGGCCGTTGACTGCGCGTTGAAGCCGCAACCTGGCAACGTAGTGGTAGCTGCCGTCGATGGCGACTTTACGGTGAAGCGCCTAGAGAAGCGGGATGGATTCTATTGGCTCGTGCCCGACAATCCGCAGTACGAACCCTTTAAAATCACGGAGTCGGAACAGACACAAATTTGGGGCGTCGTTACACACGTCATCACCGAACTCATCAGCGGCAAGCTTCACGACCATGTTCGCTCTCGTCGACTGTAA